A stretch of the Filimonas lacunae genome encodes the following:
- a CDS encoding DeoR/GlpR family DNA-binding transcription regulator, whose amino-acid sequence MLKEERLDFILQKLREEQKVRLGELSTALHVSEDTVRRDIELLAENGLLTKVRGGAIPHSPTSKAFADRVHVLEEDKRRIAQKALQLIQPGQAIMLGGGTTTYALARMLPPDMPLTVVTNNVPLAAILCENPAVEIILAGGRVDKHSQITIGSEAARAFQQLHVDICFTGVCSLHHEIGVSTHNYDDLDAGRAMLQSASKVVAVTTYDKIGTAELYKMCDISTVDCIITEVDNTRELFEPYVRLGIQIL is encoded by the coding sequence ATGTTGAAGGAAGAGCGTTTAGACTTTATTTTACAAAAGCTGCGGGAAGAACAAAAAGTGCGTTTGGGTGAATTAAGTACTGCTTTGCATGTTTCGGAAGATACAGTGAGGAGGGATATTGAATTACTGGCAGAAAATGGCTTATTAACAAAGGTTCGGGGAGGTGCTATACCACATTCGCCTACCAGTAAGGCTTTTGCCGATAGAGTACATGTGCTGGAAGAGGATAAAAGACGGATAGCGCAAAAAGCGTTGCAATTAATACAGCCTGGCCAGGCTATTATGCTGGGCGGCGGTACAACCACTTACGCGCTGGCGCGCATGCTGCCACCCGATATGCCGCTGACAGTGGTGACGAATAATGTGCCATTAGCTGCCATATTATGCGAGAATCCTGCGGTGGAAATTATTCTGGCAGGGGGGCGTGTGGACAAGCACTCACAAATAACGATAGGTTCAGAAGCAGCCAGAGCGTTTCAACAGCTGCATGTAGATATTTGTTTTACTGGTGTTTGTAGCTTGCACCATGAAATAGGCGTAAGCACACATAATTATGACGATCTGGATGCCGGCAGGGCGATGTTGCAGTCGGCCAGCAAGGTAGTGGCGGTAACCACTTATGATAAAATAGGTACAGCGGAATTATATAAAATGTGTGATATTTCAACTGTTGATTGTATTATAACGGAAGTAGATAACACCCGGGAATTATTTGAACCTTATGTTAGGCTAGGCATCCAGATATTATAA
- a CDS encoding GNAT family N-acetyltransferase: MNFSAVCKHFTELTLQELYALLRLRSEVFVVEQNCVFLDMDNKDQECHHLLLWDGNNLVACARLVPPGISYTEMSIGRIVSSPAYRGTGSGQQLVAAAIELCYELFGKANIQIGAQLYLEKFYGSFGFERIGEVYDEDGIDHIHMLKHT; this comes from the coding sequence ATGAACTTTAGTGCTGTGTGTAAGCATTTTACTGAATTAACGTTGCAGGAGTTATATGCCCTGCTTCGTTTACGCAGTGAGGTGTTTGTGGTGGAACAGAATTGTGTATTCCTGGATATGGATAATAAAGACCAGGAATGCCATCACCTGCTTTTATGGGATGGCAACAACCTCGTAGCCTGTGCTAGACTGGTACCTCCCGGTATATCCTACACCGAAATGTCCATAGGCCGTATTGTAAGCAGTCCGGCTTATCGTGGCACCGGCTCTGGTCAGCAATTGGTAGCTGCTGCTATTGAACTGTGCTATGAATTGTTTGGCAAGGCCAATATCCAGATAGGTGCACAATTGTATCTCGAAAAATTTTACGGCTCGTTCGGTTTTGAACGTATAGGTGAAGTATACGATGAAGATGGCATAGACCACATACACATGCTTAAGCACACATAA
- a CDS encoding circularly permuted type 2 ATP-grasp protein — MSISALLQQYHCANGTWDEMCHTGEIRDHYHKVVTALQKLDVNILQQKDLLASELFMNQGITFTVYSDNAGIERIFPFDIIPRIITGAEWAHIEAGIKQRLKALNLFLKDIYSDQQILKDKVIPAALIASCPHYTREVFGIKVPYDIYVHISGIDLIRGDDGKFYILEDNLRTPSGVSYMLENREVTKRIFPDMLAANKVRLVHNYPLMLHQILLSLAPTQISSPTVVLLTPGIFNSAYYEHTYLARQMGIALVEGRDLVVDNHKVYMKTTNGLEQVHVIYRRIDDEFLDPLVFKTNSVLGVPGLMSAYRKGNVALVNAVGNGVADDKAVYAYVPDMIKYYLNEDPILPNVPTYELSNADARQYVFENIQNMVVKRTNQSGGYGMVMGNTVSETDWLKAKAEIEADPRSFIAQPIIKLSTVPCFIDGKFQPRHVDLRPYALCGPNGVQIVPGGLTRVALREGSLVVNSSQGGGSKDTWIID, encoded by the coding sequence ATGAGTATATCTGCTTTGCTACAACAATATCATTGCGCCAATGGAACCTGGGACGAAATGTGCCATACCGGTGAAATACGCGATCACTACCATAAAGTGGTTACTGCCCTGCAAAAACTGGACGTAAACATCCTGCAACAGAAAGATCTGTTGGCCAGCGAACTGTTTATGAACCAGGGCATCACTTTTACGGTGTATAGCGATAATGCTGGTATTGAACGCATTTTTCCCTTCGATATTATACCCCGTATTATTACCGGGGCGGAATGGGCGCACATTGAAGCAGGCATAAAGCAACGGTTAAAAGCGCTTAACCTGTTTTTAAAAGACATTTATTCCGATCAGCAGATACTGAAAGACAAAGTTATTCCTGCAGCATTAATAGCTTCCTGCCCTCACTATACAAGGGAAGTATTTGGCATTAAGGTTCCTTACGACATTTATGTGCATATTTCGGGTATTGACCTGATAAGAGGGGATGATGGTAAGTTTTATATACTGGAAGATAACCTGCGTACTCCTTCCGGCGTATCGTATATGCTGGAAAACCGGGAAGTGACCAAACGCATTTTCCCCGATATGCTGGCGGCTAATAAGGTACGGCTGGTACATAATTACCCGTTAATGCTGCACCAGATATTGTTATCACTGGCTCCTACTCAAATATCTTCTCCTACCGTAGTATTGTTAACACCCGGTATTTTCAACTCAGCTTATTACGAGCATACCTACCTTGCCCGGCAAATGGGAATTGCATTGGTAGAGGGACGTGACCTGGTGGTAGACAATCATAAAGTATATATGAAAACTACTAACGGATTGGAACAGGTGCATGTTATTTACCGCCGGATTGATGATGAGTTCCTTGACCCGCTGGTATTTAAAACCAATAGTGTTTTGGGAGTTCCAGGCCTGATGAGCGCTTACCGCAAAGGCAATGTGGCATTGGTAAATGCAGTAGGTAATGGTGTTGCGGATGACAAAGCCGTGTACGCCTATGTACCTGACATGATAAAATACTATCTTAACGAAGACCCTATCCTGCCCAATGTTCCTACCTATGAATTAAGTAATGCCGATGCCAGGCAATATGTTTTTGAAAACATTCAAAATATGGTAGTAAAACGTACCAATCAATCGGGTGGCTATGGTATGGTTATGGGCAACACGGTCAGTGAAACCGACTGGTTAAAAGCAAAAGCAGAAATAGAAGCAGATCCCAGAAGTTTTATTGCCCAACCCATTATTAAACTGAGTACGGTGCCTTGTTTTATTGATGGCAAATTTCAGCCACGCCATGTGGACCTACGACCTTATGCACTATGCGGCCCTAACGGTGTGCAGATTGTACCCGGCGGATTAACACGGGTAGCTTTACGTGAAGGATCGCTGGTAGTAAACTCCTCACAAGGTGGCGGCAGTAAAGACACCTGGATTATAGATTAA
- a CDS encoding replication-associated recombination protein A has product MNSAIPLAERLRPENLDDLVGQEHLTGKGSILRNAIDKGLIPSMLLWGPPGVGKTTIANIVAHTLQLPFYQLSAISSGVKDVREVIEVAKAQSRAILFIDEIHRFNKGQQDALLGAVEKGTITLIGATTENPSFEVNAALLSRCQVYVLKALSEEALVQLLHQAMQKDEYLQQYDIELQETTALINISGGDARKLLNLFELVVQASVTDQKLVITDKLVMDIAQKRIALYDKKGEQHYDIISAFIKSMRGSDPNGAVYWLARMIEGGEDVKFIARRMLIFASEDIGNANANALLLANATFDAVTKIGYPEARIILSQCATYLASSAKSNASYAAIGAALQAVQQYGDLPVPLHIRNAPTKLMKNLDYGKGYKYAHSFEGSFAEQEYLPEMLSGTAFYEPGQNAREEELRRFLKAKWKDKYGY; this is encoded by the coding sequence ATGAACAGCGCTATACCGTTGGCAGAACGACTACGTCCGGAAAACCTGGACGATCTTGTGGGGCAGGAACATCTTACAGGTAAAGGCAGCATTCTGCGAAATGCTATTGACAAAGGCTTAATTCCCTCTATGCTATTATGGGGGCCACCCGGCGTAGGCAAAACCACTATTGCCAATATTGTGGCTCATACCCTTCAACTTCCTTTTTACCAGCTCAGTGCCATTAGCAGTGGCGTAAAAGATGTGCGCGAAGTAATAGAGGTAGCCAAGGCGCAATCACGCGCAATTTTGTTTATTGATGAAATTCACCGCTTTAATAAAGGCCAGCAGGATGCTTTGCTGGGTGCTGTAGAAAAAGGCACTATTACTTTAATAGGTGCTACCACCGAAAACCCATCGTTTGAAGTAAATGCGGCCTTGCTAAGCCGTTGCCAGGTGTATGTGCTGAAAGCACTAAGCGAAGAGGCATTGGTGCAACTGTTGCATCAGGCCATGCAAAAAGATGAGTATCTTCAGCAATACGATATTGAACTACAGGAAACAACTGCTTTAATTAATATCTCCGGTGGTGATGCACGCAAACTGTTAAACCTGTTTGAACTGGTGGTGCAGGCTTCTGTAACTGATCAGAAACTGGTTATTACCGATAAGCTGGTAATGGATATTGCCCAAAAGCGCATAGCACTGTACGATAAAAAGGGTGAACAGCACTATGATATTATTTCCGCGTTTATTAAAAGTATGCGCGGCAGTGACCCTAACGGGGCTGTATACTGGCTGGCACGTATGATTGAAGGTGGCGAAGACGTGAAGTTTATTGCCCGCCGCATGCTCATTTTTGCCAGTGAAGATATTGGCAATGCCAATGCCAATGCTTTATTACTTGCCAATGCCACGTTTGATGCAGTTACTAAAATCGGTTACCCCGAAGCCAGGATTATTTTATCGCAATGTGCTACCTATCTGGCTTCTTCCGCTAAAAGCAATGCATCTTATGCAGCTATTGGCGCTGCTTTGCAGGCAGTACAGCAATATGGCGATTTACCCGTACCATTGCATATCAGAAATGCGCCTACTAAACTGATGAAGAACCTTGACTATGGCAAGGGTTACAAATACGCGCATTCTTTTGAAGGCAGTTTTGCCGAACAGGAATATTTACCAGAAATGTTAAGTGGTACTGCTTTTTACGAACCGGGTCAAAACGCCCGTGAAGAAGAATTACGCCGGTTTTTAAAAGCAAAGTGGAAAGATAAATACGGTTATTAA
- a CDS encoding alpha-E domain-containing protein, with translation MLSRIADSLFWMNRYMERADGMLRSIKAFYILSLDKNTDDQQGWLPVLEVFTAADQQQMQLLENDTDAVLRQLIIDTQNTNSLKVLLTKARENARGIQDHITKEVWEQVNQMYHLANHSSLPQRLHSYGALEVIDNLTRYSLLYTGVIDSTMARGMGWHFMNLGKYIERCLQTIEISEKQYQQIDYQLKNSRDVIQWRYLLLSLAGYELHLKRYRTPNNNQNVLHQVLINQDFTRSVLYSLSRLDKHLCDIVKENPSAENKALERSFGRLYSYVRYIDLDSLNEARLKTFFDTVRNDLLEFSTRLGQCFFSYA, from the coding sequence ATGCTGAGTAGAATTGCAGATTCTCTATTCTGGATGAACCGCTACATGGAACGTGCCGATGGCATGCTACGTTCTATTAAAGCTTTTTATATTTTATCACTGGATAAAAACACGGATGATCAACAGGGCTGGTTACCTGTTCTGGAAGTATTTACTGCTGCCGATCAGCAGCAGATGCAATTGCTGGAAAATGATACAGATGCCGTATTACGTCAGCTGATCATTGACACACAAAATACCAACTCGCTAAAGGTGTTACTTACCAAAGCCAGGGAAAATGCACGTGGCATACAAGATCATATTACCAAAGAAGTATGGGAACAGGTAAACCAGATGTACCACCTGGCCAATCACTCTTCCCTGCCGCAACGGCTGCATAGCTATGGCGCACTGGAAGTAATTGATAATCTTACCCGTTATAGCCTGTTATATACCGGCGTTATCGACAGCACCATGGCGCGTGGCATGGGCTGGCATTTTATGAACCTGGGCAAATACATAGAAAGATGCCTCCAAACCATTGAAATTTCGGAAAAGCAATATCAGCAAATTGACTACCAGCTAAAAAACAGCCGAGATGTTATTCAATGGCGCTACCTGTTGCTGTCACTTGCCGGGTACGAATTGCATCTGAAACGATACCGTACCCCTAATAATAACCAGAATGTACTGCACCAGGTGCTTATAAACCAGGATTTTACCCGCAGCGTATTATACTCGTTAAGCAGGCTGGATAAACATTTGTGCGATATAGTAAAAGAAAATCCTTCGGCTGAAAACAAAGCGCTGGAACGTAGTTTTGGACGCCTGTACAGTTATGTAAGATATATTGACCTAGATTCGCTGAACGAAGCCCGGCTGAAAACGTTTTTTGATACCGTAAGAAACGATCTGCTGGAATTCAGCACGCGACTGGGACAGTGCTTTTTTTCTTATGCCTAA
- a CDS encoding transglutaminase family protein, producing the protein MPIFNIHHITRYEYDRPVKESTNEIKIYPYQSPDQETLQHDLVITGQPEVQLFQDYWGNKFGSFNVLPVHQKLVIESRLIVRTTAPSQLRINFHGTWQQLEEETAGQLLLLELATPDIVKAQDKIDTITREIQEKTHSAAAAVEYGAEYVFKHFQYIKGITTIETTVDEVLEHKAGVCQDFAHLLLAILRRLHIPCRYVSGYICPNKNGMRGEGATHAWIEAWLPQYGWAGIDPTNNVWVTNNHVKLSVGRHFSDCSPVKGTFKGPARQQLSVFVSVGYEDGHVFEDMNNVNTHQQENDQEVSDGLSVQQ; encoded by the coding sequence ATGCCGATATTCAACATTCATCATATAACGCGCTACGAATACGATCGACCTGTTAAAGAAAGCACTAATGAAATAAAAATCTACCCTTATCAAAGTCCAGATCAGGAAACTTTGCAGCACGATCTGGTTATTACTGGTCAACCAGAAGTACAGCTTTTCCAGGACTATTGGGGTAATAAATTCGGCTCATTTAATGTGTTACCCGTTCACCAGAAGCTGGTAATAGAAAGCAGGTTGATAGTACGTACTACTGCCCCATCGCAACTACGCATTAATTTTCATGGCACCTGGCAACAGCTGGAAGAAGAAACAGCAGGCCAGTTATTATTACTGGAACTGGCAACACCCGATATTGTAAAAGCCCAGGATAAAATAGATACCATTACCCGGGAAATACAGGAAAAAACACACAGCGCTGCTGCTGCTGTTGAATATGGAGCAGAATATGTTTTCAAACATTTCCAGTACATCAAAGGCATTACTACCATCGAAACCACAGTGGACGAAGTATTGGAACACAAGGCTGGCGTATGTCAGGATTTTGCCCACCTGCTGTTAGCCATTTTACGCCGCTTACACATACCCTGCCGGTATGTAAGTGGCTATATCTGCCCCAACAAAAACGGCATGCGTGGCGAAGGCGCAACCCATGCGTGGATTGAAGCCTGGCTACCACAATACGGATGGGCTGGCATAGATCCCACCAACAATGTATGGGTCACCAATAACCACGTAAAATTGTCTGTAGGACGCCACTTTTCAGACTGCAGCCCTGTTAAAGGTACTTTCAAAGGGCCAGCCCGTCAGCAATTAAGCGTTTTTGTATCAGTAGGATATGAAGATGGGCATGTATTCGAAGACATGAACAATGTAAACACCCACCAACAGGAGAACGATCAGGAAGTGTCCGACGGATTAAGTGTTCAGCAATAG
- a CDS encoding PadR family transcriptional regulator translates to MYWHIGYIYDMDKRALYKGCLEPVLLQLLHDHGRMYGYEITQKVKELTRGELVITEGALYPLLHRLEAEGILQVEMEPIGNRMRKYYSLTQTGNQQKAVAAEELQTFVQTLQMLLQPKTI, encoded by the coding sequence ATGTATTGGCATATTGGGTATATTTATGATATGGATAAACGTGCGTTGTATAAGGGATGCCTGGAACCCGTTTTGCTGCAACTGCTTCACGATCATGGACGTATGTATGGTTATGAAATAACGCAGAAGGTAAAGGAATTAACGCGGGGCGAGCTGGTGATTACAGAAGGTGCCTTATATCCATTGCTGCACCGGTTGGAAGCAGAAGGCATTTTACAGGTAGAAATGGAACCTATAGGCAACCGCATGCGCAAATATTATTCATTGACACAAACAGGTAACCAGCAAAAAGCTGTGGCAGCGGAAGAGCTGCAAACTTTTGTGCAAACACTACAAATGTTGCTGCAACCCAAAACAATATAA
- a CDS encoding alpha/beta hydrolase, with translation MKNYRVYLATFAAAVLLTLSCKKDDATPTDDASVEKTAKDVSYGDNSAQKLDIYLPAGRTDSATKIMVLVHGGAWTSGDKTELDSAVLFLRPQLSDYAIFNINYRLAALPATNLWPAPVNDINSAIDYIISKGAEYHINTNKIVLIGASAGAHLSLLHAYNYNSKGNVKAVVDLFGPTDITALANSDIYYAQLLSVWLGGTPATAPANYVAASPIQHVTAQSPPTIIFHGTADDVVPISQSVALKAELDSKGVINDYKEYPGEKHGWTGSNLLDTYNRAIAFIKKNVQ, from the coding sequence ATGAAGAATTACCGGGTATACCTGGCCACCTTTGCAGCCGCTGTGCTGTTAACCCTATCCTGTAAAAAGGACGATGCCACACCAACTGACGACGCTTCCGTTGAAAAAACAGCTAAAGATGTAAGCTACGGCGACAATAGCGCTCAAAAGCTGGATATATATCTGCCAGCCGGCAGAACTGATTCTGCTACCAAAATAATGGTATTGGTTCACGGTGGCGCCTGGACATCCGGCGATAAAACTGAGCTGGATTCGGCAGTATTGTTTTTACGCCCACAGTTAAGCGATTATGCTATTTTCAATATCAACTACCGGTTAGCAGCATTACCCGCCACCAACCTGTGGCCCGCTCCTGTTAATGATATCAACAGCGCTATCGATTATATCATCAGCAAAGGGGCTGAGTATCATATTAACACCAATAAAATAGTATTAATTGGTGCCAGCGCCGGCGCACATCTTTCCTTACTGCATGCTTACAACTACAATAGCAAAGGCAATGTAAAAGCAGTGGTTGATTTATTTGGCCCTACCGATATTACTGCCTTAGCTAATAGTGACATTTATTACGCACAACTCCTTTCTGTGTGGTTAGGCGGCACGCCTGCTACTGCTCCGGCTAACTATGTAGCTGCCAGCCCTATTCAACATGTAACCGCACAGTCTCCTCCTACTATTATTTTCCATGGCACAGCCGATGATGTTGTGCCTATCAGCCAAAGCGTTGCATTAAAAGCAGAGCTGGACAGCAAAGGAGTCATCAATGATTATAAAGAATACCCAGGTGAAAAACATGGCTGGACCGGCAGCAACCTGCTGGATACTTATAATAGAGCCATTGCCTTTATTAAAAAAAATGTACAATAA
- the aspS gene encoding aspartate--tRNA ligase, whose product MYRTHNCGELRIENANSQVTLAGWVQTVRKFGAITFIDLRDRYGITQLLLGEELNYLLDENPLGREYVIQVTGTAQERTNKNPNIPTGDIEIHVQSYTILNKSAVPPFTITDETDGGDDLRMKYRYLDLRRNAVKKNLELRYAVNRSARNYLHENSFMDIETPFLIKSTPEGARDFVVPSRMNPGQFYALPQSPQTFKQLLMVSGYDRYYQIVKCFRDEDLRADRQPEFTQIDCEMSFVEQEDIINMFEGLVRRIFKDVKDIDYTEVISRMTWEDAMWQYGNDKPDIRFGMQILNLKSAFNRNNQIEATGELINGAGFGVFDNAETVLAIAVPGCSEYTRKQTDELTEWVKRPQIGMQGLVFIKCNADGTYKSSVDKFYSEDKLKAIATAAGAKAGDLVLILAGREERTRKATSELRLEMGKRLGLRKENEFKLLWVMDFPLFEYAEEENRWVARHHPFTSPKPSDIATMINNNPVIDNPEKYLEHPYSNIKANAYDMVLNGNEIGGGSIRIFQRELQEKMFAALGMSTEEANHKFGFLLGAFEYGAPPHGGIAFGFDRLCSILGGSESIRDFIAFPKNNSGRDVMLDAPSEIDEKQFAELQIKLNLQ is encoded by the coding sequence ATGTATCGTACTCACAATTGTGGTGAATTAAGAATTGAAAATGCTAACAGCCAGGTAACGCTGGCAGGCTGGGTGCAAACCGTAAGAAAATTCGGAGCTATTACTTTTATAGATCTGCGCGATCGTTATGGTATAACCCAGCTTTTGCTTGGAGAAGAACTGAATTACCTGCTGGACGAAAATCCGTTAGGCAGGGAATATGTAATTCAGGTAACAGGTACTGCCCAGGAGCGTACTAATAAAAATCCGAATATTCCTACAGGCGATATCGAGATACATGTTCAGTCCTATACTATTCTCAATAAATCTGCAGTTCCTCCATTCACCATTACCGACGAAACAGATGGTGGCGATGACCTGCGTATGAAATACCGCTATCTCGATCTGCGTCGTAATGCGGTAAAGAAAAACCTGGAACTGCGCTATGCCGTAAACCGTTCTGCCAGGAACTACCTGCACGAGAACAGTTTTATGGATATTGAAACGCCTTTCCTTATCAAGTCTACTCCTGAGGGAGCCAGAGATTTTGTGGTACCATCGCGCATGAACCCTGGTCAGTTTTATGCATTACCACAATCACCACAAACCTTCAAGCAATTATTAATGGTAAGCGGTTACGACCGTTACTACCAGATTGTAAAATGTTTCCGTGACGAGGACTTACGCGCCGATCGTCAACCTGAGTTCACACAGATTGACTGTGAAATGAGCTTTGTGGAACAGGAAGACATCATCAACATGTTTGAAGGCCTGGTACGACGTATATTCAAAGACGTAAAGGATATCGATTATACCGAAGTTATCAGCCGCATGACCTGGGAAGATGCGATGTGGCAGTATGGTAACGATAAGCCGGATATCCGTTTTGGAATGCAGATACTGAACCTGAAATCAGCTTTTAACAGAAACAACCAGATAGAAGCTACGGGTGAATTGATTAACGGAGCCGGTTTTGGCGTGTTTGATAATGCAGAAACAGTACTGGCTATCGCGGTGCCTGGTTGCAGCGAATACACCCGTAAACAAACAGACGAACTTACGGAGTGGGTAAAACGTCCGCAAATTGGCATGCAGGGCCTGGTGTTTATTAAATGTAACGCCGATGGCACCTACAAAAGCAGTGTAGACAAGTTTTACAGTGAGGATAAATTAAAAGCCATTGCCACTGCAGCCGGCGCCAAGGCGGGCGACCTGGTACTGATACTGGCTGGCCGCGAAGAAAGAACCCGTAAAGCTACCAGCGAACTGCGCCTGGAAATGGGCAAACGCCTGGGTCTGCGCAAAGAGAATGAGTTTAAACTGTTATGGGTAATGGACTTCCCGCTGTTTGAATATGCAGAAGAGGAAAACCGTTGGGTAGCGCGTCACCACCCATTCACTTCTCCTAAGCCTTCTGATATTGCCACTATGATCAATAACAATCCTGTTATTGACAACCCGGAAAAATACCTGGAACATCCTTATTCCAACATCAAAGCCAATGCCTACGACATGGTATTAAATGGCAATGAAATTGGCGGTGGCTCTATCCGTATTTTCCAGCGCGAACTACAGGAGAAAATGTTTGCCGCCTTAGGCATGTCTACCGAAGAAGCCAACCACAAATTCGGTTTCTTACTGGGTGCATTTGAATACGGTGCCCCTCCACATGGTGGCATTGCTTTTGGTTTTGACCGCTTGTGTTCCATCCTAGGTGGCAGCGAAAGCATACGCGACTTTATTGCGTTCCCTAAAAACAACAGTGGACGCGATGTAATGCTGGATGCTCCTTCTGAAATTGACGAAAAACAATTTGCAGAACTACAGATTAAATTAAACCTGCAATAA
- a CDS encoding 5' nucleotidase, NT5C type, with product MARIIIDMDEVMADIVPHMIEYYQQATGEKVDIEQLAGKHVHEAVSQPELIRQILLTPGFFRTAPLIKDSVTTIQALNNVHEVYIVSAAMEFPQSLIEKYEWLEEHFPFISWQQITLCGSKQLVSGDYMIDDHLKNLDYFNGEKLLFTSPHNVFIEKHTRINNWQEIANLLLPPVSNPFHAKFTQQAAV from the coding sequence ATGGCAAGAATTATCATCGACATGGACGAAGTAATGGCAGACATTGTACCTCATATGATTGAGTATTACCAACAGGCAACCGGCGAAAAAGTAGATATAGAGCAACTGGCAGGCAAACATGTACATGAAGCAGTATCGCAACCGGAACTCATTAGACAAATTTTGCTAACACCCGGCTTTTTCCGCACTGCTCCTTTAATTAAAGACAGCGTAACTACTATACAGGCATTAAATAATGTTCACGAGGTATATATCGTATCTGCAGCTATGGAATTTCCACAATCACTTATTGAAAAATATGAATGGCTGGAAGAGCATTTCCCCTTTATCAGCTGGCAACAAATTACGCTTTGTGGCAGTAAACAGCTGGTAAGTGGTGATTATATGATTGATGACCACCTGAAAAACCTGGATTATTTCAATGGCGAAAAATTGTTGTTTACCTCACCCCACAACGTTTTCATTGAAAAACATACCCGCATAAATAACTGGCAGGAAATAGCCAACCTTTTACTACCTCCTGTTAGCAATCCGTTTCACGCAAAATTCACGCAGCAAGCGGCAGTTTAG